The Isorropodon fossajaponicum endosymbiont JTNG4 genome segment TATATTTTTTCACCCCAGCAGTTGCCAATGCGCCTGCAGGTTCAGCGATTGAACGCACATCTTCATAAATATCTTTAATGGCAGCGCAAATCTCATCATTACTAACCAAAATTACTTCATCAACCACCTGCTTGGCAATAGGGTAAGTTTGCTCACCGATTTGTTTAACCGCCACGCCATCAGCAAAGCATCCTACATCTTTTAATACCACGCGCTTGTTGTTTTTCAATGCTTGGTAAAGTGTGGGCGAGTCTTCTGGCTCAACACCAATTACTTTAATATTAGGTGCATAATGCTTGATATAAGTTGCCATGCCAGCAATTAAGCCGCCACCACCAACAGGAATAAAAACCTTATCCATACTTGGCAGTTGCTCTAATAATTCCTTGGCAATGGTTGCCTGTCCTGCCATGACTTCAACATCATCAAAGGCGTGAATAAAGACCAAATCTTGGCTTTTTTCTAACTGTTTGGCATATTGGTAAGCATCATCATACACATCGCCATGCAGGACGACTTTTGCACCTGATTGCTCAACAGCGTTAACTTTAATCCTAGGTGTTGAAAACGGCATAACAATAATCGCACTAATACCTAATTTTTTAGCAGACAGGGCAACACCTTGCGCGTGATTACCTGCGCTGGACGCTACGACACCTTTAGAGGCTTGTTCGGCAGACAGGTTTGAAATTTTCTGATACGCACCTCGAAGTTTGAAGGTGTGAATAGCCAGTTTATCTTCTCTTTTAAGATAAATTCTATTGCAAACGCGCTTAGATAATTGAGACGCAAAAGACAATGGCGTAACACTTGCCACTTCATAAACACGTGTATCGTTTGCTAAATCAATAATGCGTTGCATGCAGTTCTCGTAGATACGCCACATCAACATAAGTTGCATTAGTCGCATCACCTTTGATTAAGTCAAAAGGCTTATCTTTATCACCTAAATGGTCAAGCACAAC includes the following:
- the ilvA gene encoding threonine ammonia-lyase, biosynthetic, whose amino-acid sequence is MQRIIDLANDTRVYEVASVTPLSFASQLSKRVCNRIYLKREDKLAIHTFKLRGAYQKISNLSAEQASKGVVASSAGNHAQGVALSAKKLGISAIIVMPFSTPRIKVNAVEQSGAKVVLHGDVYDDAYQYAKQLEKSQDLVFIHAFDDVEVMAGQATIAKELLEQLPSMDKVFIPVGGGGLIAGMATYIKHYAPNIKVIGVEPEDSPTLYQALKNNKRVVLKDVGCFADGVAVKQIGEQTYPIAKQVVDEVILVSNDEICAAIKDIYEDVRSIAEPAGALATAGVKKYIENNNIKNENIVSIVSGANVNFDRLRYISERADLGGHNEAIIAVTIDEKPGSFLTFCQMLDNHVITEFNYRFGSDAQARIFVGVALNEGLSEKKALLDKLSKSFGVLDMSDNSIAKTHIRYMVGGRANCKNEVIYRFEFPERPGALLNFLKKIGSYWNISLFHYRNHSADFGRVLIGLQASDAPKLEQKFDELGYFYQNETNNKAYQYFL